TTACCATTTTGGATTTTAAAAGCCCACTGCGTTTGttgggagagaaaaacaaaGGTGGTCCACATTACGATCGCGCGCATTAGGGGTGTTTTCATGGAGCGACGGAGGGTGTCAGGCTGCAGGGTCTGGACACCAGCTGAGCTAACGGGAGAGGCGACCGATCTTAGCGTGATATTAGCATGCTAGTTGATGTGATGAAACGCTGACGCTGATCTACTTTGAACCGCTCGCTGCCGGGCTCACATCATGGCGACCAGCGGCAGCGACCTGACGACGGGGATGGGGGAAATCATCCAGCTGAACGTGGGTGGGACGCGGTAAGTTCCGTTTCCGTGGACACGATGGGGTAATTTGAGAAACTGGAGTGTAAAATGAGATGTGCATATAAAAGTGCTCTTCTTCTTGGACTACGttcatgcatgcatgcaaatgTCATCCTGCATTAGCCATCACAACACTgctttttcatattaatagtAACGTAGTTGTGTCTTTTGTGTTGTAGGTTCAGCACCTCCAGGCAAACCCTCATGTGGATCCCTGACTCTTTCTTCTCGAGGTACGAAATATTCAATTGTCATCATTATTCTTTTGGAAATGAGACGGGAATAAGAGATTCGGGGTTATCCGAGGACAAGTAGATGACGTCACCACACACTCCCACAAAAACAGTCAAGAGATTGTATTTTTGCAGAGAAGTGGACATGTTCCATTATCTCATCGTTGTCCACGCTTTATGCGTCACTTTTGGCTCCAGTTGCTCTCTGGTTTGGAAATGAATGCAAAATAGTAATCGGTTACACCTATATATGATTTAGATCTATCAAATGCAACGTAAACACTTGTTTTCCTCCCAAGATTACGGCTTGATGCTTCCATCAACATGCGTATTTTATTGGAGGTGATGGCAGAACACGAAGCTcctcaacaaaaataaacaaaaaatgacatcattgaagtTTTTGAATGTTTGGCATAGTTGTACTATCTTGTCTTGTTATATCTGAGACCAGATGGAAGTGAACTGCAGTGGaacaacaacacacaagaaaaaaaacatgaaactgcttttaaataaatgtctttttaGTCAAATTGAGCACCAGGGTTTTACATGTGCTCATTTTCCAGTAGTGCTACATTTGGAATATTCATCACCATTCTGGTTGTCAGTTTTGAAGATATTTGTAACAATGCAGGTGTACGTACATGGATCCATGCTTTTATGTTGACTCATTGTGTCTGTTGCAGTTTGCTGAGTGGAAGAATATCCACTCTTCGGGATGAAACTGGAGCCGTAAGTACAGAACGAAGGACAAATCATTTTTCTTATGACTTAGAATCCACActgctcgattattaaaatgtccttttgttttaaattgtgtcaaaaaatgcataatagtGCGTGCTTTGTTTTAAATGACAACTATAACATTTCAGGCAAGTCTACTGTATTATTCCTAATAATGTCTTTTTGTCCTCGTCTAGATATTTATTGACAGAGACCCCACAGCCTTTGCACCAATTTTAAATTTCCTCCGAACCAAAGAACTGGACCTGCGGTAAGAAGCCATTCAAACATTATGCTCTGATGTCATCAGTGTCACACaggaaaaaacaataaatctACTTGTATATTTCTTGATAGCGGCGTCAACATCAGCGTTCTGCGACATGAAGCTGAATTCTACGGCATAACTCCCTTAGGCAAGTTCCAGAAAAATGGGAAAGTAACTCGcatgttattatttattgtgtGCCTTCAGCCAATATTTCTCATCATTTGTCAGAACGTGGACAGCGACTGCAATAGAATTTGATTTATAATAAGTGAAGTTAGCACTCCCAGAGGAACTGTTTGATTGTTTTACTTCCTGTTTCACTGTTGGAACTTCCTgtcattgtcattgcacttgaATAGAAGAGGTTAGTTACCTTTGTGGTCACTAATAAAGGAGCGTGTGTGCAGTATatgaaagcaataaaataaaaaggaggttcaccattttgaattactacttaaaagaaagaagcttttattaaaacaataaatattttttgtgtttagtgCGGCGCCTTCTGCTATGTGAAGAACTGGACCGCTCGTCATGTGGCAGCGTTCTCTTCCATGGTTACCTTCCGCCGCCAGGTAAAACCCACTTGAGTCCGTATGTGAGAACGTAAACATGACCGATCCATATTGTTGCTTCAGCTATCCCTGGCCGCAAGTCAAGCTCCACCTCGTCCTGTGACGAGCGTCCGGGTCCCAGTGGAGCGGAGGGATTCAGCTACGTCGGtgcccctcctcaccctccccTCCCCTGCTCACCAGAATTAGATGACGCTCATAAACTTGGTGAGTGACGAGAAGAAGGTGCGCTTGTGTACGTGCGTGATGTCATTGGCTCACGGTCCGTTTCCTGTTCAGGACCAGACCCTCGCAAGGTGCTGATCATTGCAGGACACCACAACTGGATTGTAGCGGCGTATGCACACTTTGTCATCTGCTACAGGTAATTCTGCCAAAGACACTTTTTGGAACGTCACACCTGTTAAAAGTCTCAAACACGGACGACATGTTCCCGACAGGATAAAGGAATCTACCGGCTGGCAGCAGGTGTTCTCGTCTCCCTGCCTTGACTGGACCATTGAACGCATCGCACTGAACGCCAAGGTGGTGGGCGGCCCGCACGGAGACAAGGACAAGATGGTGGCAGCCGCCTCCGAAAGCAGCATCATCCTCTGGAGCATCCAAGATGGAGGCAGCGGCAACGAGATAGGTCAACGAGGGCACAACATGAAAATGGAAGATGCTTGATCGGTTTTATTAAAATACTCACTTTGTATTTGATCTGCTCCCACCAGGCGTGTTCAGCCTCGGTGTGCCTGTGGATGATCTCTTCTTCATCGGAAACCAGCTGGTGGCGACGAGCCACACTGGGAAGGTCGGAGTGTGGAATGCTGTGACGCAGCACTGGCAGGTCTTTGTGTAATCTTCACTAACTTGAATGTGTCCTGGATGGATAATGATATTTGCACTAATGTACTTTATTTGAAACACAATTGTGTACAAAAATCATGGTCCTGCAACaccacatatttttatttatttattttaaaccaagCTACTAATTGTTTCCGCCtcaatttctttatttaaatCTTGCTTAAACTGCAACTGGTTTGATCAGGGGTccgcaacctgcggctctggagcaaCATGTCTCTTTAGTCACTCCCCTGTGGCTTCCTTTGGATCACTAAACAAATTAGTAGaaacttgtgtttttttaattttttgatttaattaattaattaatttatttattttatgtatgtttttagATAAAGTATTCttcaaatgaatgaatgcttttgataagaaaaaaaacccaagaaTTAAATAGTCCAAAAATGTCAAGAGTCCAAATTTtttagttgtcagaaaaagctgaaaaagtttttaaaaattacctaaaaatgtccaaaaataagtgaccataaaatgtcccaaaaggaATAggtaaagcagaaaattaccataaaatgtccatgaaattgccaaaaaatttcagaaaattgaatttaaaaaaaaggcagaaaataaatgttcaaaaagtaacctaaaaaaagaccaaaaacaaaagaaagacagaaaattactataaaatatttttggaattgccattaaaaaaaagaagaaaatatgacattattattattattattattaagaaggcagaaaacattaaaaaaaagttatcataaaatgtccaaaaaattgccaaaatgtcagaaaattgctagcaaaaaaggcagaaaaaatgtcctaaaaatgaccatatgtccataaaattgtcaaaaattgaACTCTGACACAAAGGCATAAAAGTctgaaaatgtatgaaaaatcacacacacacacaaagggggGGTGGTTGGGATGTCAAAGTATTGGCTGCTGCATAATTTtgtgttatggtgcagctctaagtaactcttgggccctcagtacgtTAGGCTAACACGAACACAGTTTCCTTCATAAGAAACGTTTTTGCGGCtccaggtacattttttttgttgttatttatttggcctaaaatggctcttttgacaggctGACATTTTGCTTTCTTTTACTTGTGATATGTAATGACAAAGTTTCTAATTATATTATGttcctgcttttttttaatgtatgttcCAGGTTCAAGATGTTGTTCCCATCACCAGCTGCGACACAGCCGGCTCCTTCCTGTTACTGGGCTGCAACAATGGCTCCATCTACTATATTGGTAAACACACAAGTTTGTTTGACAAGTCGCCAAAATATTATCTTTTGAACTGTAGTACACATGCATTCATTTTTTCTGTTCTTGTCAGACATGCAAAAGTTTCCACTGAGGATGAAAGACAACGATCTCCTGGTGACGGAGCTTTATCACGATCCCTCAAATGATGCCATCACCGCGCTGTCTGTCTACCTCACGCCTAAAACCAGTCAGTAATAAAAGATTACACTTATGAGAAATGGAACAATAGGCAATTTAGGAGTTTGTTCTTGAAAGTGCCGACTTCCAAGGTCAAGTTAATGGAAATTTTTAGTTACAGAAGAAATGCACAGAGGCTGCGAACTGTGCAACCGTAGATATATAAACTAAATGCAATGCCTTATGAATGTATTAGCCTCCCTTGAACTTTTTGACCTTTGGCCACATTACAAGCttcatacataaatatataaaatttgattttttatttaatttttttatgaggaGTCAAAAAGTTGGATACTATCAAAGTGGAAAATgtatacaatattgtaaaaaaaaaaatttttttttaaacaaatacaaaactgCAAAGTAGGGCGTGTCAAATtattcacccccttttctctcagtgcagccaaCTAACTCTAGAAGTTCCTTGACGATTTCTGAATGATCCATTGTTGACCAAAATTactttattaatccctttaagaACATTAATGTGCAATGACAGGAAGATAATTTAGCTTagtaattgaaaataaatttttgttgttgttgacatttGGCTTACTTTTCCCAGGTGTGAGCGGGAACTGGATCGAGATCGCTTACGGGACCAGCAGCGGTGCAGTGCGAGTCATCGTGCAGCATCCTGAGACGGTCGGTTCGGGCCCGCAGCTCTTCCAGACTTTCACTGTGCACAGGAGCCCCGTGACCAAAATCATGTTGTCTGAGAAGCACCTGGTCTCAGGTGAGGTGGGCGGATCAGAGAGAATAAAGAAGGTGCAGATGACGCTTGTTTCATCCTCTCTTGTTCATTCTCCTCTGGCGTCAGTATGCGCCGACAACAACCACGTTCGCACGTGGACGGTGACCCGCTTCCGAGGGATGATTTCCACCCAGCCGGGCTCCACGCCTTTGGCCTCCTTCAAAATACTTTCCCTGGAGGAAACGGAGAGCCACGGCAGCTACTGTTCAGGGAACGATATCGGTGAGAAGAACCGTCCTGGTTGTTGAAAGGCTGATCTCCTCAAGTTGACGCGTTGTGCTCTCAGGCCCGTTTGGAGAGCGAGATGATCAGCAGGTGTTCATCCAGAAGGTCGTCCCCATCACCAACAAGCTCTTTGTGAGGCTCTCGTCCACTGGGAAAAGGTACGTCGATATACATGATTTTTGTGCATCCAGACATCCATATAATACGACAAAGAAGAGTACTATTCAAAAAATAGAGTAGAAATTAGGGCTGtttgattaatatttaatttattttatatatatcttTCGTGGCCTCgctgttttgcagatttttacagcgttttttttttgtttttttttacagcgtgctttttggtttgttcatttttttggtcTGTGTGGCCATATCTCTCAAAGCCTATGTCTGACCAGGGACATCTGCGGATTCGTCtcaacgagacctttccaacggtgtctgtcccgtccCTCAATGACATTGCATttcggagatagaaaatatatactgtgcaataagtaaattaaaaaaacaagacacttctaatggaaaaaaatgactgtaaactaaaaaaaaaatgatgactaaaaaagcattcacaataaactaaaaatgataccaaaacgaaaaaacatatataataaatgaaaaaatctatataaatataaatatatataaataaatatataccctGCTGtataataaattgaaaaaaaacaaacatacttttaatggaaaaattgaatgtaaatgaaaaaagaacaaaaataccaaatatgaaataccaaaatgaaaaaacataaccggatttaattaattaattgatttatttattaatgaacgcggatttccattattgcgggacttttttttttttttaacacatttttggaacgtaacacccgcgataaacgagggaacaccgtaatgtcatttttatttgcttGGTCTATTagtggtgggggaaaaaaaaccgatTAATTATCTGGTAACTGCATCGCCGTGGGAAACTCTTGCAACAAAATCCTTCTACACAGTTCACACACAAGATAATCACTCAGAATGGCCTTTTTACAGACATCTGATAACTTTATACCGCCTTGTTCGCCTTCAGCTTTTGAACCTGAACTGTTTGTGTCGTAGAATCTGTGAAGTGCAGTCAGTGGACGGAACCACCATCTCTTGCTTCATGGTGCGGGAGTGCGAGGGTTCGAGCCGGATGGGCTCGCGACCGCGCCGCTATCTGTTCACCGGTCACGGCAACGGCAGCATCCAATTGTGGGACCTGACCACCGCCATGGACACCGCCAACAAAgcagaggagaagaagaaggaaggcaAGTGTCATGTCATTCTGTGGCGGATTATTTCGGGTCACGTTGCTATGACGTCACATTATTTATGTGGATCAGCTGTATGGTAGAAACAGAGTGCAATGGAACCTGAACTGAAAACTGTTGCGTAGATGTCGGCGGTCCCACAGAGGAGGAACTTCTGCAGCTTTTGGACCAGTGTGACCTGAGCACGTCCCGCTGCGCCACGCCAAACATCAGCCCCGCCCCCTCGGTGCTGCACCACACACGTCTCAGAGAATCTTGCTCAAGGTAAAGAGAGCACCAAGAGGAAAGCTGCTGCTTGACAAAACCGACGCAGCATCACCGGTGTCTCTGTCCTCCCGTCAGTGTGCAGTTACAGGCTCAGGAAGCCATTATTCCTGAGAACCAGGTGACCTACGGAGCTGTGCGGCCCTACAGGGAGAGCCCCCTGCTGGCCCGTGCCAGAAGAACAGAGTCCTTCCACAGCAACAGGTGATAAAGCAACTACCATGTTGATTTAAGAGGGTATCAGACCCATGCTGTTTTTGCTCAAATTCATTTGATTGATCAATATTTAATGACATCCAAACCTtgataatgtatttacttgggTGCAGCTCAATAaattatgactatttttttctgtagtTCAATCAAAGAAGTAAAAATCGTATCATGCAGTTTCACTACATAGATGAATATTTCTGCATTTTATCCCTTATAATTTTGATGACTATAACATATAGCTAATGAAAACATCAATAATTTACAATATTATGAGAAAAACtagcaatgattttttttttaaagcactatAAAGTATAATCCATATACCCTTTAAATATATGAATTGGGTAGAAGTGGGCATGGGCCGATATTAGATACTGATGGTATGATAACCATAAGCAAAAATATTGCGGCATCACGGTATTAATATTACAGCtatgcaattacattttttctttaaatatttgGGTCAACAAAACCACATTTTCCCCCCATTGAACACAATctattatttataaataaaatatagtttaGTAGATAAGAAATGTGTCATTTATGttgaaataaatgttaacattcatcttctgttttaattcttcgtagtaagtcacagtgtcccatcactggtgagttaTTGCGTGAGTCTTGCTCCTTCCCTAAGACGTGGCTTATTTACTCAATtttgcaagcagccaatcatattttGTCCTGCTTAGAAGTCTgcgccaaataaataaataaataaaaaaataaaaaatagaagagCTCATTACTGGTGAGAAGCCAGTATTCATGAAACTTAAGTGGTCTTCTGAAAAGTATGAGGTATTTTCTTGCACGTTTAATAAATTCTTATAAGAGTGTTTCGAAAATAAATGATCTTTTCTACCTTTTTCGAAAATGAGATGCacttctttgtatttttaatgtgaTCTACATATTAGTTACAATTGTCAACATACAGTGGCTTCCTCCCATATGCCAAATATCTGTAAAGTTCGAGACTTAAATCCATAATTCCATATCGGCGTGAATACGTCAGTGGTCTAAATGTGCTGTATGATTACCTTGAACAGGATAAGCAGtatggaaatggatggatgcacaacACATTAAAAACATATATGATTATTTTCAAGTGAACTCAATCCAAATGGTCCTACCGCCATCTTTGTCCACAGAGACTTCCAGAACTTCACCCTGACTCGAGGCATCCTGGACAGCACGGATCCGAGCTCCAGTCAGCCCGCGGATGTCCGTCGTTCGCTCTGCGATTTTGGGTCCGAGGAGAGCGAGAGGCGGCTGTCTGCCATGGAGCTGTGGACCTGCCGCAGCAACAACGCAAACGCCTCGACCGCTCCGGGCAAGACGAGCCAGGAATCTCCGCGGCAGCCCCCGGACAGCCCCGTCCCCGGGGGAGGCGACGTCAGACGGAAGGTGCACCCGCAGCCCGATGAGGGGGACGCCACGGGAACTTCTGGAGACGGAGCGAAGGTGGAGGCAGGTGCGAAAAAGAGGGGCGTGCTGGAGGTGGGCTTTCTGGGGAGGAAGAGGGCGCCCCCGGTACCTCTCCTCTCCTCGGGGTCCGACGGCGGCGGCAGCGACTCCTCCGCCAACGCTTCTCCGTCCCCCACCAAACTGACGTCCTGCACGTCGCCGCGGCACAGGAAGCTCGCTGCCGAGTCGTCCAATCAGGACAGCAGCCTGTGACTGAGTGACAGGTGGCCGGGTTTACGTTGCCTGGTTCAggtcatttaaaaatgaattgaagGCCGGCTCTTATTCGCACTTAAATCAAATGAGCCAGCTTAACACTAAGTCATTTTtcataattgtattatttatatgtGATGACTGAATTGGGCACTTGGgcctgcagtgtaaatccaaCAACGTAAGTCAATGGTGGTGACGCTCGATGATTGATGTTATGGAAACATCACAAACTGGAGTCAAATGGTACAAGAAATCCCCATTCTAGGTGAATACATAAAATATAcgtcgtatatatatatacatatgtatgtacATATGTATATAACAGTAATTTCCTCACAGCATGATTACTGAcagtataacaaaaaaaatcctcgtGTTTTACATTGACAGTCGCAAAGGTGTGTCAGTTGTCAAGATGCACATCAGCAATGCGCAAACAAAGACGAGATGGTCACATAGTGACAAGATACACGAGGTGTCTGCTTCCTGCGTCTTCTCGTCTGCATTCACCACTTTGTTTTCTCATGCTTCATTGCATTGAAAggcacatacagtacattgaaTGCACGTGCTAAGCatgtatcataaaaaaaaagaaaaaaagaaatacagccaaaagtaaataaagtatATTGTGACTCACAAGTTGATAAAACATTTTAGAAAAATTGAACACTTTAAAAATGTTCGCTACCTTTTAAATACTGATGCATTATTttaactaagtttttttttttttaaacgttttgcCACAGTGGTGCCTGCCTGTGCAAGATTacacaaattatttatatttttacaatttcacaAGGATCCTACACTACATCACTTTATCATGTTTGTCTCATCTCGTGTGTGCCTTATTCAACTTGTTTTGACGCTAATCAGCCTCCTTTAAAAAGACAGTAAGGCGTCACATCACAGAATGACATCAGCATGAGGCGGATAACTTGAAATAATAGTGATCAATTTCAACCATCGGTGTTGTAAATAGTCGATTATAACTGGAAAATCGTGACAACGCTGAGCTGTACGTTTGTTAATCGTCACTAGTTAGCTGCATGTGATTCGTAAAGATGATGCAACTCGTATGTCACGTTACATGAAGCCTTGCATCGTACTGGAAAACAGACAAAAGGTGCATTCAAAGAAAttgtcatacttaaaaaaaacaaaaaaaacaatcaatccTACTATGATGGATTTATATCTGTGATGTTTTGTCATCTGTATTGTTGACAATTATATAATATACACACAATATATAACTGATATTATTGGACCTGACTGCATTTGCACTATGAACGCACATACTGTTATTTTATATAcaagtatataaataaatacatgtattaATGTCTTAACATTTAAGTTGATTTGtggttgtgtttacatgcaaaaatatgtgtgttacGATAATAAATAATTGCTCTCGAAATGTATTGGAATAGCATTTCCAGTTGCCTACAGCTGTGTCACCTAAGTGGACATTTTGGACACTCCAATAAAGAATTATAATGCAGTCAAGTTGTTTGTTCATTGGTTAAGATGGTCTATTTTCTGCTGGGCCCAACTTTAAAACAGTTGTATGTCATTTTTGGGACATTTGCCATGTGACTAAAACAGACAGAGCTTTTAGAGATTACATTATTGTTGGCCTAATAGCAAAACTGCTTCTTTATTTCTAACTTATTGTTAGATATACAAATAACACCAAGGCATCGGCTAAAAAAGCTTGTTCTCGTTTTCAAAGACATTCAAAATTGACTAACATTAttgaattaaaagaaaatatgtcAGGGTTAGTGCAATCACAGGTGAAGTTAGTACTTGGTCACAATTTCAGGGATTAGTGTTATATGGGAGAACATacattacttacttacttacattTTAGAGGCATCAAATACAAGAGTTAAGTCTGAAAAAAATagttcatttaattaaaacaaatataatttcAACATACATTATTATAAACAAAAATCTGAATTataatatttaaattttaaaatgtatctgGCTTACCTTTGGAAGGAACTAAAACAGGGTCAATCataaaaagtaatgaaaataaaatattcaattaAATATATGGTAATACTGGACAACATAATGTAAtagaaataaatttaaattataatGCATCATAATGAAATCTGttgtaataataaatgaaatacagATACAGTATATGAATATATTTCTAAGATAGGTCATATTTAAAGCTTTAGCCACATTGTCACCCATGTCAAAGTTCAGATCCGTACAGTACTCTGTTCGTGTCACTactattataaaaacaaaacaaaacaaaacaaaacaaataaaataaaaacaaaaacaaaaaacacggatTACATATAACCAATCCAAGACAGAACCTGATCTTTTAAGATTTGTTTTTGACAACTTCTGTTGAATAATTAAGATAGAGGTGGTTTACTTTTGAAGTGTTCATCAGTGAGTACATTGTGGGTCCACGTACTTAAAGaagaagcccccccccccccccccccccccccaacaaggggggcaaagaaaaaacaaactaacaataACAAGCTGAATTTCCACCTGAATTTGTGGGTGTGTCTTCATTTCACTAACCTCCTCGTTCAGACAGTCTTCTCTTTTGAGACGGTGCGTGTCGTCACAATGATTTATGACTTTAATAAAACTGTGTgtttgcgcgtgtgtgtgcatgtgtgtgcagcTCAGGGCCACACTGTCCTTTACAATCACTCCACACGCTCTCATTTCACCACCTCTCTCTCCTCCCTCTATGGCTGACAGTAGCTGTGAACATGCCCatgaatgtgtgcgtgtgcgcgcgcgtgcccGTGCGCATGCCCTTGACTGGCGACCTTGAGTGAGGCCGTCGTTCTCGCTGCCACTTTTCTTCATTTTCCAACTTGCCTTGATGCTCCCTGAAGGGACGCAGGGGCAAAAAGTAAATTAACGCTGCGTCTTTTCATATAGTGAGACCGGctcctgcgtgtgtgtgtgtgtgagtgcgtgtgcaCGTAAATGTGTGTACAGTCAGTGCATGTGTGAACTAAGCCACTAGTTGGTGAGATCAGCAGAAAACACtcagtttgattaaaaaaaataaaagttgcagGTTTGGTTGGTTGGTGTTTATCAGTTCTACTGCTATACTAATACTACAACTCAATATTAGCAATACTACCACACATTTCTTCAGCAGCAACTGGGACCTGAGACAAGGTAG
Above is a genomic segment from Festucalex cinctus isolate MCC-2025b chromosome 4, RoL_Fcin_1.0, whole genome shotgun sequence containing:
- the kctd3 gene encoding BTB/POZ domain-containing protein KCTD3 — its product is MATSGSDLTTGMGEIIQLNVGGTRFSTSRQTLMWIPDSFFSSLLSGRISTLRDETGAIFIDRDPTAFAPILNFLRTKELDLRGVNISVLRHEAEFYGITPLVRRLLLCEELDRSSCGSVLFHGYLPPPAIPGRKSSSTSSCDERPGPSGAEGFSYVGAPPHPPLPCSPELDDAHKLGPDPRKVLIIAGHHNWIVAAYAHFVICYRIKESTGWQQVFSSPCLDWTIERIALNAKVVGGPHGDKDKMVAAASESSIILWSIQDGGSGNEIGVFSLGVPVDDLFFIGNQLVATSHTGKVGVWNAVTQHWQVQDVVPITSCDTAGSFLLLGCNNGSIYYIDMQKFPLRMKDNDLLVTELYHDPSNDAITALSVYLTPKTSVSGNWIEIAYGTSSGAVRVIVQHPETVGSGPQLFQTFTVHRSPVTKIMLSEKHLVSVCADNNHVRTWTVTRFRGMISTQPGSTPLASFKILSLEETESHGSYCSGNDIGPFGERDDQQVFIQKVVPITNKLFVRLSSTGKRICEVQSVDGTTISCFMVRECEGSSRMGSRPRRYLFTGHGNGSIQLWDLTTAMDTANKAEEKKKEDVGGPTEEELLQLLDQCDLSTSRCATPNISPAPSVLHHTRLRESCSSVQLQAQEAIIPENQVTYGAVRPYRESPLLARARRTESFHSNRDFQNFTLTRGILDSTDPSSSQPADVRRSLCDFGSEESERRLSAMELWTCRSNNANASTAPGKTSQESPRQPPDSPVPGGGDVRRKVHPQPDEGDATGTSGDGAKVEAGAKKRGVLEVGFLGRKRAPPVPLLSSGSDGGGSDSSANASPSPTKLTSCTSPRHRKLAAESSNQDSSL